One region of Plasmodium vivax chromosome 7, whole genome shotgun sequence genomic DNA includes:
- a CDS encoding hypothetical protein, conserved (encoded by transcript PVX_098590A) → MEFNNRLTLFILFICSALIAAYSCGDANQKSKPNVPLDPRILELSTKVEKEKRLHNLIYVSILSGTIITLVFSLVGLVVDDYIRDVKWKEQHTKKR, encoded by the coding sequence ATGGAATTCAACAACAGATTaaccctttttattttatttatatgctcCGCCTTAATTGCAGCATACAGCTGCGGGGATGCGAATCAGAAATCAAAGCCCAATGTTCCCCTAGATCCAAGGATCCTAGAATTGAGTACAAAggtggagaaggaaaagagaTTACACAATTTAATATACGTATCAATTCTTTCTGGGACGATTATAACACTTGTGTTTTCACTGGTGGGACTCGTTGTCGATGATTACATTAGAGATGTCAAATGGAAAGAGCAACATACAAAAAAGAGGTGA
- a CDS encoding hypothetical protein, conserved (encoded by transcript PVX_098595A), translating into MNYLFGTRRNFNISRLKNTFISHTYKGNNVKEHHCKKLSFSTKSGGHNNDNNNSNNTLNYKFSKKGKDEKETNFFSNPNYKVINSQPKRNLSVFGYNRGKLFVSIKKDFTSFVVNSLIIFVFLYSVYTLAPNETVSQRRKRIITERLMKEYDISASDLEMIEQLDEVAEE; encoded by the coding sequence atgaattacCTTTTCGGAACCCGTCGAAACTTTAATATATCTCGACTCAAAAACACATTCATAAGCCATACATACAAAGGGAACAATGTGAAAGAGCACCATTGTAAGAAATTATCCTTTAGCACAAAAAGTGGGGGGCATAATAATgacaataataatagtaacaACAccttaaattataaattttccaaaaaaggaaaagacgaaaaagagacaaattttttttcaaatccaAATTATAAAGTAATTAATTCACAgccaaaaagaaatttaagcGTTTTTGGATATAACAGAGGAAAACTGTTCGTGAGCATCAAGAAGGACTTCACCAGTTTTGTTGTTAATTCGTTAATCATCTTCGTCTTCCTTTATTCCGTTTACACATTAGCACCCAATGAAACTGTCTcgcaaagaagaaaaagaattatcACAGAGAGATTGATGAAAGAGTATGACATTTCTGCGAGTGATCTGGAAATGATTGAGCAACTGGACGAAGTAGCAGAAGAGTAA